From Canis lupus dingo isolate Sandy chromosome 24, ASM325472v2, whole genome shotgun sequence, a single genomic window includes:
- the RIPOR3 gene encoding RIPOR family member 3 isoform X3, with amino-acid sequence MEAGPGRGHPPPGDCGPPGAGRKSIHGNSARSRMPAKPSRTYGTLRKGSVCPAPKPQQVKKIFEALKRGLKEYLCIQQAELDYLSGRHKDTRRNSRLAFYYDLDKKQTRSVERHIRKMEFHISKVDELYEGYCIQCRLRDGASNMQRAFSACPPSRASRESLQELGRSLQECTEDMWLIEGALEVHLGEFHVRMKGLVGYARLCPGDQYEVLMRLGRQRWKLKGRIESDDSQTWEEEEKAFIPTLHENFEIKVTELRGLSSLAVGTVTCDITDFFTTRPQVVVVDITELGTIKLQLEVLWNPFDTESFLMSPSPTGKFSMGSRKGSLYNWTPPSTPSFRERYYLSVLQQPAPQALLLGGPRATSILSYLSDRDLRGPGLRSQSQELPEMDSFSSEDPRDAETSTSASTSDVGFLPLAIGPNTSIEEEAQEDPRPLGLLPEMAHQAGGPFVEQPGWRNLGIEGPSPPRGSPFHNHTDPGSQTDHDEGETEDGVDGPGVALERPLQEVLDLLRSVDPTQPQLRELEFQVLGFRDRLKPRGARQEHASAESLMECILESFAFLNADLAPQELSLFGGCQGLRKDRTLPPPPSRKVSSRELTAGTPELDRLLMAHLQVCKALLQKLASPNLSRMVQECLLEEAAQQKQVLEMLSVLDFEKANKATSIEEIVAQAARRKGCLRLWRGCTEPGRVLSCPATTLLNQLKKTFLHRVRGKYPGQLEIACRRLLEQVLSCGGLLPAAGPPEEQTVTWFQFHGYLQRHSVSDLEKHFAQLTKEVTLVEELQCAGQGKAVRKLQGKRLGQLQPLPQTLKAWALLQLDGTPRVCRAASTRLAGAARNKSFREKALLFYTNALTENDAKLQQAACVALKHLRGIESIDQIASLCQSDLEAVRTAAREATLSFGEKGRLAFEKMDKLCLEQREEAFCQEADVEITIF; translated from the exons ATGGAAGCGGGGCCCGGCCGGGGGCACCCACCCCCCGGGGACTGTGGACCCCCGGGAGCTGGCAG AAAGTCCATCCACGGGAACTCCGCGAGGTCTCGAATGCCTGCCAAACCCTCCAGGACGTACGGCACGCTGCGGAAGGGCTCCGTCTGCCCGGCCCCCAAGCCGCAGCAAGTGAAGAAGATCTTCGAAGCTCTCAAGAGAGGCCTCAA GGAGTATCTGTGCATCCAGCAGGCCGAGCTGGATTACCTGTCAGGTCGCCACAAGGACACCCGCAGGAATTCGAGGCTG GCTTTCTATTACGACCTGGACAAG AAGCAAACGCGCTCTGTGGAAAGGCACATCCGGAAGATGGAGTTTCATATCAGCAAG GTGGATGAGCTCTACGAGGGCTACTGCATCCAGTGCCGCCTGCGGGACGGGGCCTCCAACATGCAGAGGGCCTTCTCCGCCTGCCCGCCCAGCCGCGCCTCCCGGGAGAGCCTGCAGGAGCTGGGCCGCAGCCTGCAGGAATGCACCGAG GACATGTGGCTCATCGAGGGGGCCCTGGAGGTTCACCTGGGGGAATTCCACGTCAGGATGAAAG GCTTGGTGGGCTACGCGCGCCTCTGTCCCGGAGACCAGTACGAG GTGCTCATGCGCCTGGGCCGCCAGCGCTGGAAGCTCAAGGGCCGGATCGAGTCGGACGACAGCCAgacctgggaggaggaggagaaggcctTCATCCCCACGCTGCACGAGAACTTCGAGATCAag gtgACGGAGCTGAGGGGCCTGAGTTCACTGGCAGTGGGCACGGTAACCTGCGACATCACTGACTTCTTCACGACCAGGCCGCAGGTGGTCGTGGTGGACATCACAGAGCTGGGTACCATCAAGCTGCAGCTGGAGGTGCTGTGGAA CCCGTTTGATACTGAGAGCTTCCTGATGTCACCCAGCCCCACGGGCAAGTTCTCCATGGGCAGCAGGAAGGGCTCCTTGTACAACTGGACACCCCCAAGTACCCCCAGCTTCCGAGAGAGGTATTACCTG TCTGTCCTGCAGCAGCCAGCACCGCAGGCTTTGCTGCTGGGTGGGCCGAGGGCCACCTCCATCCTCAGCTACCTGTCTGACAGGGACCTTCGGGGCCCTGGCCTGCGGAGCCAGAGTCAGGAGCTGCCTGAGATGGACTCCTTCAGCTCCGAGGACCCCCGAGATGCCGAGACCAGCACATCAGCATCCACCTCGGACGTGGGCTTCCTGCCCCTGGCCATCGGCCCCAACACCTCCATTGAAGAGGAGGCCCAGGAGGACCCCCGACCCCTGGGCCTCCTGCCGGAGATGGCCCACCAGGCGGGAGGCCCATTTGTGGAGCAGCCTGGCTGGAGGAATTTGGGAATAGAGGGCCCCAGCCCGCCACGGGGTTCCCCTTTCCACAACCACACAGATCCGGGCAGCCAGACAGACCACGATGAAGGAGAAACCGAGGACGGAGTGGATGGGCCTGGGGTGGCCCTCGAGAGGCCCCTGCAAGAGGTCCTGGATTTACTGAGGTCCGTGgaccccacccagccccagctGCGGGAGCTGGAGTTCCAGGTTCTCGGCTTTAGGGACCGGCTGAAG CCCCGTGGAGCCCGCCAGGAGCACGCCTCTGCCGAGAGCCTGATGGAGTGCATCCTGGAGAGCTTCGCCTTCCTCAATGCTGACCTCGCCCCACAGGAGCTGTCCCTGTTTGGGGGCTGCCAGGGTCTCCG AAAGGACAGGACCCTGCCCCCACCGCCATCTCGGAAGGTGTCATCCAGGGAGCTCACGGCCGGCACCCCGGAGCTGGACAGGTTGCTCATGGCCCACCTCCAAGTCTGCAAAGCTCTGCTGCAG AAACTGGCCTCTCCTAATTTGTCGAGGATGGTCCAGGAATGCCTTCTAGAAGAAGCTGCCCAGCAAAAGCAGGTTCTGGAGATGCTTTCTGTGTTGGATTTTGAGAAGGCCAACAAGGCAACATCCATTGAAGAAA TCGTTGCGCAGGCCGCTCGGAGGAAGGGGTGCCTGAGGCTGTGGAGAGGGTGCACGGAGCCCGGCAGGGTGCTGTCCTGCCCCGCCACGACGCTGCTGAACCAGCTCAAGAAAACGTTCCTGCACAGAGTCCGCGGGAAGTACCCAGGACAGCTGGAAATAG CGTGCAGAAGGCTCCTGGAGCAGGTGCTCAGCTGCGGCGGGCTGCTCCCCGCAGCCGGGCCTCCCGAGGAACAGACGGTCACCTGGTTCCAGTTCCACGGCTACCTGCAGAGGCACAGTGTCTCTGACCTGGAGAAGCACTTCGCCCAGCTCACCAAGGAAG TAACACTCGTCGAGGAGCTGCAGTGTGCGGGGCAGGGCAAGGCTGTCAGGAAACTGCAGGGGAAGCGGCTGGGccagctccagcccctgccccagacaTTGAAGGCCTGGGCGCTGCTCCAACTGGACGGGACCCCACGAGTGTGCAGGGCAGCCAGCACTCGCCTGGCCGGTGCAGCCAGGAACAAGAGCTTTCGGGAAAAG GCTTTGCTCTTCTACACCAACGCCCTGACCGAGAACGATGCAAAACTCCAGCAGGCCGCGTGTGTGGCACTCAAACACCTCAGG GGGATCGAAAGCATCGATCAGATCGCCAGCCTGTGCCAGTCTGACCTGGAGGCCGTACGAACAGCAGCCCGGGAAGCAACATTGTCATTTG GTGAGAAAGGACGCTTAGCTTTTGAGAAGATGGACAAACTCTGCTTGGAACAAAGAGAAGAGGCATTTTGCCAGGAGGCGGATGTTGAAATCACGATATTTTAG
- the RIPOR3 gene encoding RIPOR family member 3 isoform X2, whose translation MSVRLRFLSSGDVGAVGVVGRSASFAGFSSAQSRRIAKSIHGNSARSRMPAKPSRTYGTLRKGSVCPAPKPQQVKKIFEALKRGLKEYLCIQQAELDYLSGRHKDTRRNSRLAFYYDLDKQTRSVERHIRKMEFHISKVDELYEGYCIQCRLRDGASNMQRAFSACPPSRASRESLQELGRSLQECTEDMWLIEGALEVHLGEFHVRMKGLVGYARLCPGDQYEVLMRLGRQRWKLKGRIESDDSQTWEEEEKAFIPTLHENFEIKVTELRGLSSLAVGTVTCDITDFFTTRPQVVVVDITELGTIKLQLEVLWNPFDTESFLMSPSPTGKFSMGSRKGSLYNWTPPSTPSFRERYYLSVLQQPAPQALLLGGPRATSILSYLSDRDLRGPGLRSQSQELPEMDSFSSEDPRDAETSTSASTSDVGFLPLAIGPNTSIEEEAQEDPRPLGLLPEMAHQAGGPFVEQPGWRNLGIEGPSPPRGSPFHNHTDPGSQTDHDEGETEDGVDGPGVALERPLQEVLDLLRSVDPTQPQLRELEFQVLGFRDRLKPRGARQEHASAESLMECILESFAFLNADLAPQELSLFGGCQGLRKDRTLPPPPSRKVSSRELTAGTPELDRLLMAHLQVCKALLQKLASPNLSRMVQECLLEEAAQQKQVLEMLSVLDFEKANKATSIEEIVAQAARRKGCLRLWRGCTEPGRVLSCPATTLLNQLKKTFLHRVRGKYPGQLEIACRRLLEQVLSCGGLLPAAGPPEEQTVTWFQFHGYLQRHSVSDLEKHFAQLTKEVTLVEELQCAGQGKAVRKLQGKRLGQLQPLPQTLKAWALLQLDGTPRVCRAASTRLAGAARNKSFREKALLFYTNALTENDAKLQQAACVALKHLRGIESIDQIASLCQSDLEAVRTAAREATLSFGEKGRLAFEKMDKLCLEQREEAFCQEADVEITIF comes from the exons ATGTCTGTGAGGCTGCGGTTCCTGTCCTCCGGGGACGTGGGGGCCGTGGGGGTCGTGGGCCGGAGCGCCTCCTTCGCGGGCTTCAGCAGCGCACAGAGCCGGAGGATCGC AAAGTCCATCCACGGGAACTCCGCGAGGTCTCGAATGCCTGCCAAACCCTCCAGGACGTACGGCACGCTGCGGAAGGGCTCCGTCTGCCCGGCCCCCAAGCCGCAGCAAGTGAAGAAGATCTTCGAAGCTCTCAAGAGAGGCCTCAA GGAGTATCTGTGCATCCAGCAGGCCGAGCTGGATTACCTGTCAGGTCGCCACAAGGACACCCGCAGGAATTCGAGGCTG GCTTTCTATTACGACCTGGACAAG CAAACGCGCTCTGTGGAAAGGCACATCCGGAAGATGGAGTTTCATATCAGCAAG GTGGATGAGCTCTACGAGGGCTACTGCATCCAGTGCCGCCTGCGGGACGGGGCCTCCAACATGCAGAGGGCCTTCTCCGCCTGCCCGCCCAGCCGCGCCTCCCGGGAGAGCCTGCAGGAGCTGGGCCGCAGCCTGCAGGAATGCACCGAG GACATGTGGCTCATCGAGGGGGCCCTGGAGGTTCACCTGGGGGAATTCCACGTCAGGATGAAAG GCTTGGTGGGCTACGCGCGCCTCTGTCCCGGAGACCAGTACGAG GTGCTCATGCGCCTGGGCCGCCAGCGCTGGAAGCTCAAGGGCCGGATCGAGTCGGACGACAGCCAgacctgggaggaggaggagaaggcctTCATCCCCACGCTGCACGAGAACTTCGAGATCAag gtgACGGAGCTGAGGGGCCTGAGTTCACTGGCAGTGGGCACGGTAACCTGCGACATCACTGACTTCTTCACGACCAGGCCGCAGGTGGTCGTGGTGGACATCACAGAGCTGGGTACCATCAAGCTGCAGCTGGAGGTGCTGTGGAA CCCGTTTGATACTGAGAGCTTCCTGATGTCACCCAGCCCCACGGGCAAGTTCTCCATGGGCAGCAGGAAGGGCTCCTTGTACAACTGGACACCCCCAAGTACCCCCAGCTTCCGAGAGAGGTATTACCTG TCTGTCCTGCAGCAGCCAGCACCGCAGGCTTTGCTGCTGGGTGGGCCGAGGGCCACCTCCATCCTCAGCTACCTGTCTGACAGGGACCTTCGGGGCCCTGGCCTGCGGAGCCAGAGTCAGGAGCTGCCTGAGATGGACTCCTTCAGCTCCGAGGACCCCCGAGATGCCGAGACCAGCACATCAGCATCCACCTCGGACGTGGGCTTCCTGCCCCTGGCCATCGGCCCCAACACCTCCATTGAAGAGGAGGCCCAGGAGGACCCCCGACCCCTGGGCCTCCTGCCGGAGATGGCCCACCAGGCGGGAGGCCCATTTGTGGAGCAGCCTGGCTGGAGGAATTTGGGAATAGAGGGCCCCAGCCCGCCACGGGGTTCCCCTTTCCACAACCACACAGATCCGGGCAGCCAGACAGACCACGATGAAGGAGAAACCGAGGACGGAGTGGATGGGCCTGGGGTGGCCCTCGAGAGGCCCCTGCAAGAGGTCCTGGATTTACTGAGGTCCGTGgaccccacccagccccagctGCGGGAGCTGGAGTTCCAGGTTCTCGGCTTTAGGGACCGGCTGAAG CCCCGTGGAGCCCGCCAGGAGCACGCCTCTGCCGAGAGCCTGATGGAGTGCATCCTGGAGAGCTTCGCCTTCCTCAATGCTGACCTCGCCCCACAGGAGCTGTCCCTGTTTGGGGGCTGCCAGGGTCTCCG AAAGGACAGGACCCTGCCCCCACCGCCATCTCGGAAGGTGTCATCCAGGGAGCTCACGGCCGGCACCCCGGAGCTGGACAGGTTGCTCATGGCCCACCTCCAAGTCTGCAAAGCTCTGCTGCAG AAACTGGCCTCTCCTAATTTGTCGAGGATGGTCCAGGAATGCCTTCTAGAAGAAGCTGCCCAGCAAAAGCAGGTTCTGGAGATGCTTTCTGTGTTGGATTTTGAGAAGGCCAACAAGGCAACATCCATTGAAGAAA TCGTTGCGCAGGCCGCTCGGAGGAAGGGGTGCCTGAGGCTGTGGAGAGGGTGCACGGAGCCCGGCAGGGTGCTGTCCTGCCCCGCCACGACGCTGCTGAACCAGCTCAAGAAAACGTTCCTGCACAGAGTCCGCGGGAAGTACCCAGGACAGCTGGAAATAG CGTGCAGAAGGCTCCTGGAGCAGGTGCTCAGCTGCGGCGGGCTGCTCCCCGCAGCCGGGCCTCCCGAGGAACAGACGGTCACCTGGTTCCAGTTCCACGGCTACCTGCAGAGGCACAGTGTCTCTGACCTGGAGAAGCACTTCGCCCAGCTCACCAAGGAAG TAACACTCGTCGAGGAGCTGCAGTGTGCGGGGCAGGGCAAGGCTGTCAGGAAACTGCAGGGGAAGCGGCTGGGccagctccagcccctgccccagacaTTGAAGGCCTGGGCGCTGCTCCAACTGGACGGGACCCCACGAGTGTGCAGGGCAGCCAGCACTCGCCTGGCCGGTGCAGCCAGGAACAAGAGCTTTCGGGAAAAG GCTTTGCTCTTCTACACCAACGCCCTGACCGAGAACGATGCAAAACTCCAGCAGGCCGCGTGTGTGGCACTCAAACACCTCAGG GGGATCGAAAGCATCGATCAGATCGCCAGCCTGTGCCAGTCTGACCTGGAGGCCGTACGAACAGCAGCCCGGGAAGCAACATTGTCATTTG GTGAGAAAGGACGCTTAGCTTTTGAGAAGATGGACAAACTCTGCTTGGAACAAAGAGAAGAGGCATTTTGCCAGGAGGCGGATGTTGAAATCACGATATTTTAG
- the RIPOR3 gene encoding RIPOR family member 3 isoform X1 — protein sequence MSVRLRFLSSGDVGAVGVVGRSASFAGFSSAQSRRIAKSIHGNSARSRMPAKPSRTYGTLRKGSVCPAPKPQQVKKIFEALKRGLKEYLCIQQAELDYLSGRHKDTRRNSRLAFYYDLDKKQTRSVERHIRKMEFHISKVDELYEGYCIQCRLRDGASNMQRAFSACPPSRASRESLQELGRSLQECTEDMWLIEGALEVHLGEFHVRMKGLVGYARLCPGDQYEVLMRLGRQRWKLKGRIESDDSQTWEEEEKAFIPTLHENFEIKVTELRGLSSLAVGTVTCDITDFFTTRPQVVVVDITELGTIKLQLEVLWNPFDTESFLMSPSPTGKFSMGSRKGSLYNWTPPSTPSFRERYYLSVLQQPAPQALLLGGPRATSILSYLSDRDLRGPGLRSQSQELPEMDSFSSEDPRDAETSTSASTSDVGFLPLAIGPNTSIEEEAQEDPRPLGLLPEMAHQAGGPFVEQPGWRNLGIEGPSPPRGSPFHNHTDPGSQTDHDEGETEDGVDGPGVALERPLQEVLDLLRSVDPTQPQLRELEFQVLGFRDRLKPRGARQEHASAESLMECILESFAFLNADLAPQELSLFGGCQGLRKDRTLPPPPSRKVSSRELTAGTPELDRLLMAHLQVCKALLQKLASPNLSRMVQECLLEEAAQQKQVLEMLSVLDFEKANKATSIEEIVAQAARRKGCLRLWRGCTEPGRVLSCPATTLLNQLKKTFLHRVRGKYPGQLEIACRRLLEQVLSCGGLLPAAGPPEEQTVTWFQFHGYLQRHSVSDLEKHFAQLTKEVTLVEELQCAGQGKAVRKLQGKRLGQLQPLPQTLKAWALLQLDGTPRVCRAASTRLAGAARNKSFREKALLFYTNALTENDAKLQQAACVALKHLRGIESIDQIASLCQSDLEAVRTAAREATLSFGEKGRLAFEKMDKLCLEQREEAFCQEADVEITIF from the exons ATGTCTGTGAGGCTGCGGTTCCTGTCCTCCGGGGACGTGGGGGCCGTGGGGGTCGTGGGCCGGAGCGCCTCCTTCGCGGGCTTCAGCAGCGCACAGAGCCGGAGGATCGC AAAGTCCATCCACGGGAACTCCGCGAGGTCTCGAATGCCTGCCAAACCCTCCAGGACGTACGGCACGCTGCGGAAGGGCTCCGTCTGCCCGGCCCCCAAGCCGCAGCAAGTGAAGAAGATCTTCGAAGCTCTCAAGAGAGGCCTCAA GGAGTATCTGTGCATCCAGCAGGCCGAGCTGGATTACCTGTCAGGTCGCCACAAGGACACCCGCAGGAATTCGAGGCTG GCTTTCTATTACGACCTGGACAAG AAGCAAACGCGCTCTGTGGAAAGGCACATCCGGAAGATGGAGTTTCATATCAGCAAG GTGGATGAGCTCTACGAGGGCTACTGCATCCAGTGCCGCCTGCGGGACGGGGCCTCCAACATGCAGAGGGCCTTCTCCGCCTGCCCGCCCAGCCGCGCCTCCCGGGAGAGCCTGCAGGAGCTGGGCCGCAGCCTGCAGGAATGCACCGAG GACATGTGGCTCATCGAGGGGGCCCTGGAGGTTCACCTGGGGGAATTCCACGTCAGGATGAAAG GCTTGGTGGGCTACGCGCGCCTCTGTCCCGGAGACCAGTACGAG GTGCTCATGCGCCTGGGCCGCCAGCGCTGGAAGCTCAAGGGCCGGATCGAGTCGGACGACAGCCAgacctgggaggaggaggagaaggcctTCATCCCCACGCTGCACGAGAACTTCGAGATCAag gtgACGGAGCTGAGGGGCCTGAGTTCACTGGCAGTGGGCACGGTAACCTGCGACATCACTGACTTCTTCACGACCAGGCCGCAGGTGGTCGTGGTGGACATCACAGAGCTGGGTACCATCAAGCTGCAGCTGGAGGTGCTGTGGAA CCCGTTTGATACTGAGAGCTTCCTGATGTCACCCAGCCCCACGGGCAAGTTCTCCATGGGCAGCAGGAAGGGCTCCTTGTACAACTGGACACCCCCAAGTACCCCCAGCTTCCGAGAGAGGTATTACCTG TCTGTCCTGCAGCAGCCAGCACCGCAGGCTTTGCTGCTGGGTGGGCCGAGGGCCACCTCCATCCTCAGCTACCTGTCTGACAGGGACCTTCGGGGCCCTGGCCTGCGGAGCCAGAGTCAGGAGCTGCCTGAGATGGACTCCTTCAGCTCCGAGGACCCCCGAGATGCCGAGACCAGCACATCAGCATCCACCTCGGACGTGGGCTTCCTGCCCCTGGCCATCGGCCCCAACACCTCCATTGAAGAGGAGGCCCAGGAGGACCCCCGACCCCTGGGCCTCCTGCCGGAGATGGCCCACCAGGCGGGAGGCCCATTTGTGGAGCAGCCTGGCTGGAGGAATTTGGGAATAGAGGGCCCCAGCCCGCCACGGGGTTCCCCTTTCCACAACCACACAGATCCGGGCAGCCAGACAGACCACGATGAAGGAGAAACCGAGGACGGAGTGGATGGGCCTGGGGTGGCCCTCGAGAGGCCCCTGCAAGAGGTCCTGGATTTACTGAGGTCCGTGgaccccacccagccccagctGCGGGAGCTGGAGTTCCAGGTTCTCGGCTTTAGGGACCGGCTGAAG CCCCGTGGAGCCCGCCAGGAGCACGCCTCTGCCGAGAGCCTGATGGAGTGCATCCTGGAGAGCTTCGCCTTCCTCAATGCTGACCTCGCCCCACAGGAGCTGTCCCTGTTTGGGGGCTGCCAGGGTCTCCG AAAGGACAGGACCCTGCCCCCACCGCCATCTCGGAAGGTGTCATCCAGGGAGCTCACGGCCGGCACCCCGGAGCTGGACAGGTTGCTCATGGCCCACCTCCAAGTCTGCAAAGCTCTGCTGCAG AAACTGGCCTCTCCTAATTTGTCGAGGATGGTCCAGGAATGCCTTCTAGAAGAAGCTGCCCAGCAAAAGCAGGTTCTGGAGATGCTTTCTGTGTTGGATTTTGAGAAGGCCAACAAGGCAACATCCATTGAAGAAA TCGTTGCGCAGGCCGCTCGGAGGAAGGGGTGCCTGAGGCTGTGGAGAGGGTGCACGGAGCCCGGCAGGGTGCTGTCCTGCCCCGCCACGACGCTGCTGAACCAGCTCAAGAAAACGTTCCTGCACAGAGTCCGCGGGAAGTACCCAGGACAGCTGGAAATAG CGTGCAGAAGGCTCCTGGAGCAGGTGCTCAGCTGCGGCGGGCTGCTCCCCGCAGCCGGGCCTCCCGAGGAACAGACGGTCACCTGGTTCCAGTTCCACGGCTACCTGCAGAGGCACAGTGTCTCTGACCTGGAGAAGCACTTCGCCCAGCTCACCAAGGAAG TAACACTCGTCGAGGAGCTGCAGTGTGCGGGGCAGGGCAAGGCTGTCAGGAAACTGCAGGGGAAGCGGCTGGGccagctccagcccctgccccagacaTTGAAGGCCTGGGCGCTGCTCCAACTGGACGGGACCCCACGAGTGTGCAGGGCAGCCAGCACTCGCCTGGCCGGTGCAGCCAGGAACAAGAGCTTTCGGGAAAAG GCTTTGCTCTTCTACACCAACGCCCTGACCGAGAACGATGCAAAACTCCAGCAGGCCGCGTGTGTGGCACTCAAACACCTCAGG GGGATCGAAAGCATCGATCAGATCGCCAGCCTGTGCCAGTCTGACCTGGAGGCCGTACGAACAGCAGCCCGGGAAGCAACATTGTCATTTG GTGAGAAAGGACGCTTAGCTTTTGAGAAGATGGACAAACTCTGCTTGGAACAAAGAGAAGAGGCATTTTGCCAGGAGGCGGATGTTGAAATCACGATATTTTAG